A single window of Butyricicoccus intestinisimiae DNA harbors:
- a CDS encoding flavodoxin — protein MKALVAFYSRADENYFGGAYRSIEVGNTERAAREIAKEIGADLFHIQQVQPYAAEYRTCVAQAREDFQTKARPAVKDLPENLDAYDEIYLGYPNYCGDMPMAVYTFLEAFSWEGKTIHPFCTHEGSGLCDTERSIAQICSGAAVTKGLAVHGSHVDDAQPAIQAWVKEKQS, from the coding sequence ATGAAAGCATTGGTTGCATTTTATTCGCGTGCGGATGAGAATTACTTTGGCGGCGCATATCGGTCCATTGAAGTGGGAAATACCGAGCGCGCAGCGCGAGAAATTGCGAAGGAGATCGGCGCAGACCTGTTCCACATACAGCAGGTACAGCCGTATGCGGCGGAGTATCGAACCTGTGTGGCACAGGCGCGAGAGGATTTCCAAACCAAGGCGCGTCCGGCGGTAAAAGACTTGCCGGAGAATTTGGATGCCTATGACGAAATTTATCTGGGATATCCAAACTACTGCGGTGATATGCCAATGGCAGTGTATACGTTTTTGGAGGCGTTTTCGTGGGAAGGAAAGACCATTCATCCATTCTGCACGCATGAAGGCAGCGGATTGTGTGATACCGAACGCAGCATTGCACAGATTTGCTCCGGCGCCGCAGTGACGAAGGGGCTGGCCGTACACGGCAGCCATGTAGACGACGCGCAGCCTGCGATTCAGGCGTGGGTCAAGGAAAAACAGTCTTGA
- a CDS encoding cytidylate kinase-like family protein, translating to MNNQLIVTISRQFGSSGHQIAEILAKELHMPLFDKDDIAQAAKDYGMYTKVMSENGSSLTNSLLFSLAANMYTLGQNGLSFEQQISMAEEETMRNLAKEGPCIFIGRAADAVFSDFPNRVSFFVHAPLDWRVQRIMKQYDLTESKAKSMIKQMDRKRASYYSERTDNTWGDAKSYHMSIDSSVLGPNGTAQQILSFLRARTSK from the coding sequence ATGAATAACCAACTGATTGTTACAATCAGCCGACAATTTGGCAGCAGCGGTCACCAGATCGCAGAGATTCTCGCAAAAGAGCTGCACATGCCGCTGTTTGACAAGGATGACATTGCACAGGCAGCCAAAGATTACGGCATGTACACCAAGGTGATGAGCGAAAATGGTTCTTCGCTGACCAACAGCCTTTTGTTCTCTCTCGCCGCAAATATGTATACATTGGGACAAAACGGTCTGTCCTTTGAACAACAAATCTCGATGGCGGAAGAGGAAACCATGCGCAACCTTGCCAAGGAAGGTCCCTGCATCTTTATCGGACGCGCCGCCGATGCTGTTTTTTCAGATTTTCCGAACCGCGTCAGCTTCTTTGTTCACGCGCCGCTGGATTGGCGTGTGCAGCGCATTATGAAGCAGTACGATTTGACGGAATCCAAAGCCAAGTCTATGATTAAGCAGATGGATCGCAAGCGCGCCTCGTACTACTCTGAACGCACGGATAACACATGGGGCGATGCCAAGAGCTATCATATGTCTATTGACAGCAGTGTGCTGGGGCCAAACGGCACCGCACAGCAAATACTCTCATTCCTCCGCGCCCGCACAAGCAAGTAA
- a CDS encoding GNAT family N-acetyltransferase, with protein MKNVMIRPATQADAQEMLALYAPYVLHTTVTSEYDPPSLEEFVGRIRTYTAKTPWLCCVVDGQIVGYGYASPHRTRAAYQWSCETSIYTKMGFHRRGIATALYSALFDLLAYQGYYSIYVGVTCPNPRSMAFHMSMGFERMGAYHNSMYKFGKWRDVIWMGKSLRHHEGEPKPTLRYPDVKDDAYCRQVLEQAAQLVHEPRAGKEYHA; from the coding sequence ATGAAAAATGTCATGATTCGACCTGCGACACAAGCAGATGCACAAGAAATGCTGGCGTTGTATGCGCCGTATGTATTGCATACAACCGTTACCAGCGAATACGATCCGCCGAGCTTAGAGGAATTTGTCGGCAGAATCCGGACATATACGGCAAAGACGCCGTGGCTGTGCTGTGTGGTAGACGGACAGATTGTCGGATACGGCTATGCGTCTCCGCACCGCACACGCGCTGCGTATCAGTGGTCGTGCGAGACGTCTATCTATACCAAAATGGGATTTCATCGGCGCGGCATCGCAACAGCGCTCTATTCGGCATTGTTTGATTTGCTGGCGTATCAGGGATATTATAGCATTTATGTCGGCGTGACATGCCCGAATCCACGCAGCATGGCATTTCATATGTCCATGGGGTTTGAACGCATGGGTGCATATCACAACAGCATGTATAAATTCGGCAAATGGCGGGATGTCATTTGGATGGGAAAGTCTCTGCGTCACCATGAGGGAGAGCCAAAGCCGACGCTGCGTTACCCTGACGTCAAAGATGACGCGTACTGTCGGCAGGTATTGGAGCAGGCAGCGCAGCTTGTGCACGAGCCGCGCGCAGGAAAGGAATATCATGCGTGA
- a CDS encoding JAB domain-containing protein, whose protein sequence is MAGGEHAKHRERMRTRFLEHGLDNFADHEVLELLLFYAVPRGDVNPLAHRLLDEFGSLANVLEAETPDLCRVEGMGEKTAAFLHLLPPMFRRYQTSKIQGTIYDSTDKVAEYLVKYYIGRPREQLSAVLLDNQCRLIRICDIAEGSATAVKINMRKLLQCVLQYNAADVVLAHNHPRGMCSPSRADIVQTSTIREMLKNIDVRLVDHIIIAEERWISLASQ, encoded by the coding sequence ATGGCGGGAGGAGAGCATGCAAAGCACCGCGAACGCATGAGGACGCGATTTCTGGAACATGGATTGGACAATTTTGCAGATCATGAAGTTTTGGAGTTGCTTCTGTTTTATGCCGTGCCGCGCGGAGACGTCAATCCGCTTGCGCACAGGCTGCTCGATGAGTTCGGCTCGCTGGCAAATGTATTGGAAGCGGAAACACCGGATTTGTGTCGGGTAGAGGGAATGGGCGAAAAAACAGCGGCATTTTTACATTTGCTTCCGCCGATGTTTCGGCGCTATCAGACATCGAAGATACAGGGAACGATATATGACTCAACGGACAAAGTCGCAGAATATCTGGTCAAATATTACATTGGACGGCCGCGAGAGCAGCTGTCCGCGGTTTTGCTGGATAATCAATGCCGCCTGATTCGCATTTGTGACATTGCGGAAGGCAGTGCGACCGCAGTGAAAATTAATATGCGCAAGCTGCTGCAATGCGTGCTGCAATACAATGCCGCAGACGTTGTTTTGGCGCACAATCATCCGCGCGGCATGTGCAGCCCGTCACGGGCGGACATTGTGCAGACATCGACCATACGGGAGATGCTAAAAAACATTGATGTCCGTCTGGTTGACCATATTATTATTGCAGAAGAACGGTGGATTTCTTTGGCATCGCAGTAA
- the pdxR gene encoding MocR-like pyridoxine biosynthesis transcription factor PdxR, whose amino-acid sequence MREPLYLQLYHQLRAEIESGRLAVGTRLPSIRQMTQECSVSRTTVETAYEHLCADGMVTCVPQSGYYVNEVPHRQPIKPAAAPAQTVHTCEFDFTGHRMDPALFDFDIWRKLSRSVMMDSAPFLGYGENQGELVLREQIAKYLSAGRGVYTTAQHVVISAGIQSLLGVLCEMFDKTQQHIAFENPGFRKGWRIFTDHGYDTVSIPSSASGIDLDKLEQSQANMLYISPSHSFPSGRSLTHQKRTQLLAWANRNDAVVWEDDYDGELRYTGKPLATLSAMDSGEHVIYLGTFSKLLPPSIRISYAVLPPRLLPTYQAIAGRYNQTSSTMEQLTMARFMEEGRLEKQIRRLRRLYAHKNARMMQAFEEHFGSRASVRPNDTGLHVVVSITGCGDAETMCGLARTVGVDITPMTSYQFTGSEKEKTDFYLSSAGITEKDIEPAVARLRSVWI is encoded by the coding sequence ATGCGTGAACCATTGTATTTACAGCTGTATCATCAGCTGCGGGCGGAAATAGAATCCGGCCGGTTGGCGGTTGGCACACGCCTCCCGTCCATTCGGCAGATGACCCAGGAGTGCTCCGTGAGCCGCACGACGGTGGAAACGGCGTATGAGCATTTGTGTGCGGATGGGATGGTTACCTGTGTGCCGCAGAGCGGATATTATGTCAATGAGGTCCCGCACCGCCAGCCCATTAAACCGGCCGCTGCTCCCGCACAAACTGTGCATACATGTGAATTTGACTTTACCGGACACCGCATGGATCCGGCGTTGTTTGATTTTGACATTTGGCGCAAGTTGTCCCGCTCTGTGATGATGGACAGTGCGCCGTTTCTTGGTTATGGAGAAAATCAAGGGGAACTGGTGCTTCGGGAGCAGATCGCTAAGTATTTATCCGCCGGCCGCGGTGTATATACCACAGCGCAGCATGTGGTGATCAGTGCGGGCATTCAAAGCTTGCTCGGCGTGCTGTGTGAGATGTTTGATAAGACGCAGCAGCATATTGCATTTGAAAATCCCGGATTTCGCAAAGGCTGGCGCATTTTTACAGACCACGGGTATGATACGGTTTCCATTCCGAGCAGTGCATCCGGCATTGATTTGGATAAGCTGGAGCAGTCGCAGGCCAATATGTTGTATATTTCGCCGTCGCATTCGTTTCCGTCCGGAAGAAGTCTGACGCATCAAAAACGGACACAGCTTTTGGCATGGGCGAATCGAAACGATGCTGTTGTTTGGGAAGATGACTACGATGGCGAGCTTCGATATACCGGCAAGCCGCTGGCAACGCTGTCCGCGATGGACTCCGGCGAACATGTGATTTATCTTGGCACGTTTTCCAAATTGCTGCCGCCGTCTATCCGCATTAGCTATGCGGTTCTCCCGCCGCGGCTTTTGCCCACATATCAGGCGATTGCCGGACGGTACAATCAGACATCCAGCACAATGGAACAGCTGACTATGGCACGGTTTATGGAAGAAGGGCGATTGGAAAAACAGATTCGCCGGCTGCGCCGTCTGTATGCGCACAAAAACGCACGCATGATGCAGGCGTTTGAAGAACATTTTGGCTCTCGTGCATCCGTCCGCCCCAATGACACGGGACTGCATGTGGTTGTCTCGATTACCGGCTGCGGCGATGCGGAAACGATGTGTGGATTGGCGCGAACTGTCGGCGTTGATATTACACCGATGACATCGTATCAGTTTACCGGCAGTGAGAAAGAAAAAACAGATTTTTATCTCTCCAGCGCCGGTATTACAGAGAAAGATATTGAGCCGGCTGTTGCTCGGCTCAGGAGTGTATGGATTTAA